The nucleotide sequence ATATTGCGATAAGCGGATTTTTTCATGAGATAGATGTCATCAACTTCCGGATTGTTCATTTTGATTTTTTGAAGCATCCCTTTCAGCTCCAGATAGTTATCACTGGCTGTGTCCGCTTCCGTCTGGATCGCCGCCACTTTTTCCGGATCAATAACCGCCGCCGAAGAAGAAGCGATAGCAAGCAATTTTTCCTGAGAAACTTCCCGGATCAGCGCTTGGCGAGTTTGATAGGTGATAACACCAACTACTATGAGGATTGTGACGACGACGACTTCTAAAACTAAGATGACTCTTGTTCTAAAACTGATATCTCTTATTTTTTTCATTTATTTTTTATTAATTGACTCTTTGTTTTTTATCATAACACGGATATGGAAAATTCAAAAAAATATTTTTTTACAGTATTCATTTTTATGCTATAATTTAGTCATCAAGAAGTCAGTTTGTGAGAATTATCACCAATTATGCCCAATATCAACAAATTTTTTCAACGCTTATCTTCGAAAAACAAATACTTGCCTGCCGGATTAGCTACGCTCATTTTGGCTGTTCTTTTTTTGTCCGGTTTTTTTCTCGGCAGAAAGATGCAAACCGGAGACAATGGGCAAAGCAAGGAGATCCGCCAATCATCCGGATATGCTTTTATTAACCCGCTTTTGGAATGCGAAGTTGGGAATGAATCACCAATCTTGAAATCAGCCGAGTTGAAAGTAAAAAAAGCGATCCAGGAGCAGATAATTGACAAAAACCCCTCCGCCAGCATTGCTTTTTATTATCGGGATCTGAATAATGGTCCGACATTTGGAATCAATGAACAGTCCAGCTATTCCCCAGCCAGTCTTTTGAAAGTTCCAATCATGTTGGCCTACTATAAATATTCCGAGCACGATCCGACTATTTTTGGGAAATCACTCACCGCGGGAAAACCAGCCACTGAGTTTTCCCAGCAGATCCAGCCGGAAAAACGGATTTCGGAAGGCAAGAGCTACACCGTTTCGCAATTGATTGAAGCGATGATCAAATACTCTGACAACGATGCAACCAATCTTTTGTTTCAAAATGTCAACCAAAAAGATTTCGGCGCGGTCTTTTCCGATCTGGGAATCAATATGCCGGAAATCTACAATGCGAACAACTCGATGACCGTCAAAGATTATGCCTCTTTTTTCCGCATCCTCTATAACGCATCCTACCTAAACCGAGGACTTTCCGAGCAAGCATTAGCACTACTCGGAACGGTTGATTATAAGGGCGGACTCTTAGCTGGAACTCCGAAGGGAATTACAGTTGCCCATAAATTCGGAGAGCGAGAATCATTAGGTGATGATAAACAAGTCGTGAGGCAACTGCATGATTGCGGGATCGTGTACCATCCGCAAAGACCCTATCTGCTCTGCGTGATGACCAAAGGGCAGGATTTCACCAAGCTTTCCCATATAATCGCCGGAATTTCTAAAATCATCTACGACCAAGTCGATTCCGGAGCACGTTGAAAATAAGGTTACCAAAAAAGAGACGGATTTTTCAATCCGTCTTTTTTTAACTTGAGTTTTTTTGATTTAGAACTTACGCAAGTCCCGCAATTATTTCCCACCTACAATCACCAGCACATCTGCTTTCGGCACCGCTTCTCCCGCAGGAACCGCAGTTAAAACTTCCCCGTCGATTGCACTGGCCAAATCGGTCGCAAATTGGCCGTTATTACCGGAAAGATCGATGACGGTTGTTTTCAGATAATCTCCAGCTGCACTGGTCTTTTTCACCACATCAATATTAGTATTGACCGAAATGATCGTCTGCGCCATCTTCTCCGCCACACCTTTCACGCTAGTCCCGTTATAGACCGCCACACGAAAACGTTTGTCTATCGGCGTTATTGCTTGATCAATTATCTGAGTTGCCGCCTTGCCTACTTCGTTCTGATTTACAATTTGCGCAACCATTCCTATTTGGTCTGCATTTTGCGTATCAGCTCCGGCTACTTGCGCCTCTGTCGCCACCAGCGCCGTCTGGTTTTCCGCGTGCGCCACTATCTTATCTTCTTCTGAAGAAAACGGTGTTGTTTCGACAATCTTTCCACTCGAAGTTCGATAGATAATCGCTTTTTTCGCCCCGACATAAATCACCGCTTTGTCATCGGCGGACACATCGGAAGAAAAAGCTTGTCCGGTCAATTTTTCCACATCCCCCGCTGTCGCAATAATGGGATCTTCCCCACTGGGAAGTTCCGCCAAATTGCTGACATTGCCCAAGACCAACTCGCGGTCATTTTTTTCCAAAATAGTCGGCGTCTTCACTAATTGTACATATTTATTGCGGTAGTAATAGGTAAAAAATCCTAAAACAAAACAAGAAACAACCAGAAGCGGAACAACAAACAAGACAACCCTGTTCCTCTTTTTTTCTTTCCCGGTTGCTTTGGAAGCAATTTTTATTTTTTCTTCTATGGCTGTTTTGTTTTTTTTCTCGATTTTTTTCGGCGCCTTTTTTTTCGCGGAAAAAAGTTTCGCGATCTTTTTTTCTTTGACGGATGCGCCGTCTGTCTCCACTTCGATTTCCATAATTTCAAAAATTAATATTTTTATTTCTTCTTACAATTTTATTATACAATATTTTTTAGCTTATTGCTATATAACGCTTAGCAAAAACTTTTCACTTTTTGAATAAATCGATAAAGCCAATACTTTACCGGATTTATGATAATATCATAACTCCCAGGGAAAACCGTCGGCAAAGTTTTCGGCGCAAAGCCAAGTTTGAATTTCGTAATTCCACTCCAAGTATTTTTACCGTTCACTGTTTCCTGCTCGCCTGCCGAAGCCTTGGCGTAGGCAGGTTCGCTGTTAACTGTTTTTATCCCCCCGAAATCATACCTCATGCATCCCGCCTTTTTCGCGTCGCAAATTTGTCGCCACTGCAAAAGATAGGGCGCCATCACGTTGCGAAAATTATCATCCGATGCGCCGTGGAGATAGATACAAGTCTCGCCATAAAAAACAACTAGATTAGCCGCAATAATTTTTCCTTCATATTGGGCAACATACAATTTCAAGTTGTCCCCCGGAATAATTTCCAGCATCTGACGATAATAATTTTCCGGATGCGCCACAATCCCCTGCCGCCTTGCCATCACCCCAGTCAACCTTAAAAACTCCTCGATGTATTTTTTTTCTTTAATTTGATCATTGGGATTTGAAAATTTATTGGAAATTGGAAATTGGAAATTGGAAATTACTTTCACTAAAACATTATGTTTTTGTGAAAGTTTGATATTATACCGAGTTTTCGCCTTCATCTCCGCCAAAAGCTCTTCTTCGCTTTTCGCAATATCAATGACATATAGCTCTTTGGGCTGCATATCGTGTGGCGCCTTCGCTATTTTATAATTTATATTTTTTCTAATCGCTTCCAGCAATTCTTCCGTCTCCGGATCAATCCGGATCCAACCCGCATTGTTTTCTTTTGCTAATTTTATCAGTTCTCCAAAATCGGAGCCAGGCTCCGGAGCTCCGGAGCCTGGCTCCGATTTTACCTCTGGTCCTCTCGGAACATAAAAATATTTCCCCACCACCGGAAGTTTATGAAAAATTATATTCGCCCAAAAATTTTCAGAAGAAAGATGAAAAGTTTTCCGCCCCACACTCTCTTGAAATTGACGCCACACCTCCGACTGCAAAAATTCTCCAAAAGGAGAATCGTTTTGCATAAAATTATTTTTAGCCAATGTTTCCATTTTCAGAAATACTAAATTTATATCCCCTTCTCCCTCCGGGAGAAGGTGGCCGAAGGCCGGATGAGGGAAAGGGCTATATATTAAGAAAAGACTAGCTTTGTTTAGAATTATTCTTAACCTATTGCCCTTGCCCTCACCTGTCACGAGTACGTGACATCCTCTCCCGGAGGGAGAAGAGGAATTGAAAAAACTATTCCATAGCCTCACTGTCCTACGGACATCCCTGCCTACCGGCAGGCAGGCTCTCCCGAAGGGAGAGGAGGGTATTGCAATTATTTTCTCCCGATATTCTTCAGCGCCATCCCCACTCTCTTCCCAATATCTTTCACATCCCCCGACACACTCTTCAGCGCTTCCCGCGCTTCATAAGCGCTATAGCCCATCGCCATCAGCGCCTCAATCGATTGCGAATCGCCAGTCGTTTCGTCTTGATCACCCTGCGAAATTGTTCCCACTTTATTTTTCAACTCCAAAATCACCCGGCCGGCGGTTTTTTTGCC is from Parcubacteria group bacterium and encodes:
- a CDS encoding serine hydrolase, translated to MPNINKFFQRLSSKNKYLPAGLATLILAVLFLSGFFLGRKMQTGDNGQSKEIRQSSGYAFINPLLECEVGNESPILKSAELKVKKAIQEQIIDKNPSASIAFYYRDLNNGPTFGINEQSSYSPASLLKVPIMLAYYKYSEHDPTIFGKSLTAGKPATEFSQQIQPEKRISEGKSYTVSQLIEAMIKYSDNDATNLLFQNVNQKDFGAVFSDLGINMPEIYNANNSMTVKDYASFFRILYNASYLNRGLSEQALALLGTVDYKGGLLAGTPKGITVAHKFGERESLGDDKQVVRQLHDCGIVYHPQRPYLLCVMTKGQDFTKLSHIIAGISKIIYDQVDSGAR
- a CDS encoding LytR C-terminal domain-containing protein, which gives rise to MEIEVETDGASVKEKKIAKLFSAKKKAPKKIEKKNKTAIEEKIKIASKATGKEKKRNRVVLFVVPLLVVSCFVLGFFTYYYRNKYVQLVKTPTILEKNDRELVLGNVSNLAELPSGEDPIIATAGDVEKLTGQAFSSDVSADDKAVIYVGAKKAIIYRTSSGKIVETTPFSSEEDKIVAHAENQTALVATEAQVAGADTQNADQIGMVAQIVNQNEVGKAATQIIDQAITPIDKRFRVAVYNGTSVKGVAEKMAQTIISVNTNIDVVKKTSAAGDYLKTTVIDLSGNNGQFATDLASAIDGEVLTAVPAGEAVPKADVLVIVGGK
- a CDS encoding peptidoglycan bridge formation glycyltransferase FemA/FemB family protein — its product is MQNDSPFGEFLQSEVWRQFQESVGRKTFHLSSENFWANIIFHKLPVVGKYFYVPRGPEVKSEPGSGAPEPGSDFGELIKLAKENNAGWIRIDPETEELLEAIRKNINYKIAKAPHDMQPKELYVIDIAKSEEELLAEMKAKTRYNIKLSQKHNVLVKVISNFQFPISNKFSNPNDQIKEKKYIEEFLRLTGVMARRQGIVAHPENYYRQMLEIIPGDNLKLYVAQYEGKIIAANLVVFYGETCIYLHGASDDNFRNVMAPYLLQWRQICDAKKAGCMRYDFGGIKTVNSEPAYAKASAGEQETVNGKNTWSGITKFKLGFAPKTLPTVFPGSYDIIINPVKYWLYRFIQKVKSFC